In one window of Azoarcus olearius DNA:
- a CDS encoding putative bifunctional diguanylate cyclase/phosphodiesterase — MKDALPRSPFQVSSMLTLVAITLVAIAVLLLVAWSSARWDTLLRDSAVPLDRLSQSRSFALQAELFTERLLAGDPGSSPSLVQANLQRASHAARAIVNDTTRLGRLEIAGPVSPELRLAVGEYLQVLDDMGRHIRARLIDPAQTSALDLRVMHASLRAAGVRVESVLLADMNGRYAFQRDLDRLVGLLLTAMMLVVIGLRYRASVRQRHALLRLVDSEARLRAFAYAMPDTAFILDREGRYIEVFGMGRSLTPYGHERMVGATVFDYFPRPQAENFVGVVRDALTRGEVVRYEYSLRLAGGTRWFEARVAPVDSMQRVVWVSRDVTERRRAEERIRLHAVALEGTRDGVMVTDLHGRIQSVNRAFTSITGYSEEEAIGKTPGLLKSGRHDPSFYRGIWSALLSGGYWQGEIWNRRRNGEVAPHWMSISAVGEQGHPYEHYVAVFTDISQLRQFEERVSHLANYDLLTDLPNRLRMSDCLETAIAAARRSHTQVGVMLVDLDRFKNVNDALGHALGDELLAGVAERLRKHLRHGDTLGRYGGDEFLLVLEQLRDAGEAAAVARTMNSALDQPFLMRGGQELYIKASIGISLYPEDGDTAAELIKDADAAMYEAKRLGRNTFRYYQEDLTRTANERLALESRLRRALDESMFEMYYQPLVALNSGEVLGAEALVRLRPDGGPRIGPADFIPVLEESGMIAELGRWVQREVCRQGRAWLDAGYDFQLLTLNLSAEEVRRGGVVDNLREVLAETGFPAEKLEVEITESGLMQRGSEALDFLYELKGLGVRLSIDDFGTGYSSLSYLKLFPVNKLKIDRGFITDIPEDQNDVQLTTTIIALARNLGLDVLAEGVETEAQRTFLAEKGCDAYQGYLCSPPVEAAVFQERFLHGRR, encoded by the coding sequence ATGAAGGACGCCCTGCCACGCTCGCCCTTCCAGGTCAGCAGCATGCTGACGCTGGTGGCCATCACGCTCGTGGCGATCGCGGTGCTGCTGCTGGTGGCGTGGTCGTCCGCCCGGTGGGACACCCTGCTGCGAGACAGCGCGGTGCCGCTGGATCGCCTTTCGCAGTCGCGCAGCTTTGCGCTGCAGGCCGAGCTGTTCACCGAGCGCCTGCTGGCGGGCGACCCCGGCAGCTCGCCGAGCCTGGTCCAGGCCAACCTGCAGCGCGCCAGCCACGCCGCGCGCGCGATCGTCAATGACACCACCCGCCTCGGGCGGCTGGAGATCGCCGGGCCGGTGTCGCCGGAACTGCGCCTTGCGGTGGGCGAATACCTCCAGGTGCTGGACGACATGGGCCGCCACATCCGCGCCCGGCTGATCGATCCGGCGCAGACCTCGGCACTGGATCTGCGCGTGATGCACGCTTCGCTGCGAGCTGCCGGGGTGAGGGTGGAGAGCGTGCTGCTGGCGGACATGAATGGCCGTTACGCGTTCCAGCGCGATCTCGACCGGCTGGTCGGGCTGCTGCTGACGGCCATGATGCTGGTGGTGATCGGGCTGCGCTACCGGGCCTCGGTGCGCCAGCGCCATGCGCTGCTGCGCCTGGTGGATAGCGAAGCACGGCTGCGCGCGTTCGCGTACGCGATGCCGGACACCGCCTTCATCCTCGATCGGGAGGGGCGTTACATCGAGGTGTTCGGCATGGGCCGCAGCCTGACGCCCTATGGCCACGAGCGCATGGTGGGCGCCACGGTGTTCGACTACTTCCCGCGTCCGCAGGCCGAGAACTTCGTCGGCGTGGTGCGCGACGCGCTGACCCGGGGCGAGGTGGTGCGCTACGAATACTCCCTGCGGCTTGCCGGTGGCACGCGCTGGTTCGAGGCCCGGGTGGCGCCGGTCGACAGCATGCAGCGGGTGGTGTGGGTGAGCCGCGACGTGACCGAGCGCAGGCGCGCCGAAGAGCGCATCCGGCTGCACGCAGTGGCGCTGGAAGGCACGCGCGACGGCGTGATGGTGACCGACCTGCACGGGCGCATCCAGTCGGTCAATCGCGCCTTCACCTCGATTACCGGCTACAGCGAAGAAGAGGCGATCGGCAAGACGCCGGGGCTGCTCAAGTCCGGCCGCCACGACCCCAGTTTCTACCGCGGCATCTGGAGCGCGCTGCTGAGCGGCGGCTACTGGCAGGGCGAGATCTGGAACCGCCGCCGCAACGGCGAGGTGGCGCCGCACTGGATGTCGATCAGCGCGGTGGGCGAGCAGGGACATCCCTACGAGCACTATGTCGCGGTGTTTACCGATATCAGCCAGTTGCGCCAGTTCGAGGAGCGGGTCAGCCACCTTGCCAACTATGACCTGCTCACCGATCTGCCGAACCGGCTGCGGATGAGCGACTGCCTGGAGACCGCGATTGCCGCCGCGCGCCGCAGCCATACGCAGGTGGGCGTGATGCTGGTGGATCTGGACCGCTTCAAGAACGTCAATGACGCGCTGGGCCATGCGCTGGGCGACGAGTTGCTGGCGGGCGTGGCGGAACGCCTGCGCAAGCACCTGCGCCACGGCGACACGCTGGGGCGGTACGGCGGCGACGAGTTCCTGCTGGTGCTGGAGCAGTTGCGCGATGCCGGCGAGGCCGCGGCCGTCGCACGCACGATGAACAGCGCGCTCGACCAGCCCTTCTTGATGCGCGGCGGGCAGGAGCTGTACATCAAGGCCAGCATCGGCATCAGCCTCTACCCTGAAGACGGTGATACGGCGGCCGAACTGATCAAGGACGCCGACGCGGCGATGTACGAAGCCAAGCGCCTCGGCCGCAACACCTTCCGCTACTACCAGGAAGACCTGACCCGCACCGCCAACGAACGGCTGGCGCTCGAGTCGCGCCTGCGGCGTGCGCTGGACGAATCCATGTTCGAGATGTACTACCAGCCGCTGGTCGCACTCAACAGCGGCGAAGTGCTCGGCGCGGAAGCGCTGGTGCGGCTGCGCCCGGACGGCGGTCCGCGCATCGGCCCGGCGGATTTCATTCCGGTACTTGAGGAAAGCGGCATGATCGCCGAGCTGGGGCGCTGGGTGCAGCGCGAGGTCTGCCGCCAGGGGCGCGCCTGGCTGGACGCGGGCTACGACTTCCAGTTGCTGACGCTCAACCTCTCCGCCGAGGAGGTGCGCCGCGGCGGCGTGGTCGACAACCTGCGCGAGGTGCTGGCGGAGACGGGCTTCCCGGCTGAAAAGCTGGAAGTGGAAATCACCGAGAGCGGCCTGATGCAGCGCGGCAGCGAGGCACTGGACTTTCTGTACGAACTGAAGGGACTGGGCGTGCGGCTGTCGATCGACGACTTCGGCACCGGCTATTCCTCCCTCTCCTATCTCAAGCTGTTCCCGGTGAACAAACTCAAGATCGACCGCGGCTTCATCACCGACATTCCGGAGGACCAGAACGACGTGCAACTGACCACGACGATCATCGCGCTTGCCCGCAACCTCGGTCTGGACGTGCTGGCCGAGGGGGTGGAAACCGAGGCGCAGCGCACTTTCCTGGCCGAGAAGGGCTGTGATGCCTATCAGGGTTATCTGTGCAGTCCGCCGGTAGAGGCCGCGGTGTTCCAGGAGCGCTTCCTCCATGGGCGTCGGTGA
- a CDS encoding N-acetylmuramoyl-L-alanine amidase family protein, with protein MGVGEPRRAGRRLHAAMLAVALAVAPGPAAAQGPGGGDGRALRVAVDVGHTLAAPGARSARGRGEFSFNLALADAVAQALRDRGVVVQVVNADGGIGSLQDRPAEAAAFGADLLLSIHHDSVGPQLLRTWEWAGRTEAYNDDYAGHSLFVSRDNPRVAESELCARVIGARLQRMGFVPTDKNANRPYSDPELAVHFYDGLAVLRHATMPAVLFEAGVIRNRAEELLLADAGYQARMADGIATAVAACLRSGRPAAEAAGGAR; from the coding sequence ATGGGCGTCGGTGAACCGCGCCGCGCCGGGCGGCGTCTGCACGCCGCCATGCTGGCGGTGGCGCTCGCGGTTGCGCCGGGTCCGGCCGCCGCACAGGGGCCGGGCGGCGGGGACGGCCGCGCGTTGCGCGTCGCGGTCGACGTGGGCCATACCCTTGCGGCGCCGGGCGCCCGCAGTGCCCGCGGGCGGGGCGAGTTCTCCTTCAACCTGGCCTTGGCGGATGCGGTGGCCCAGGCATTACGGGACCGCGGCGTTGTGGTGCAGGTGGTCAATGCAGATGGCGGCATCGGCTCGCTGCAGGATCGTCCCGCCGAAGCAGCCGCTTTCGGCGCGGATCTGCTGCTCTCCATCCACCACGACTCGGTAGGCCCGCAACTGCTGCGCACCTGGGAATGGGCCGGGCGTACCGAGGCCTATAACGACGACTACGCGGGGCATTCGCTGTTCGTCTCGCGTGACAACCCCAGGGTGGCGGAAAGCGAGCTGTGCGCCCGGGTGATCGGGGCGCGGCTGCAGCGCATGGGCTTTGTGCCGACGGACAAGAACGCCAACCGTCCGTATTCCGACCCGGAGCTGGCCGTGCATTTCTACGACGGGCTCGCGGTGCTGCGCCACGCGACGATGCCGGCGGTGCTGTTCGAAGCGGGGGTGATCCGCAACCGTGCGGAGGAGTTGCTGCTGGCGGATGCCGGCTACCAGGCGCGCATGGCCGACGGTATCGCCACCGCCGTGGCCGCCTGCCTGCGCAGTGGCCGCCCGGCTGCGGAGGCGGCTGGCGGAGCGCGTTGA
- the cbiM gene encoding cobalt transporter CbiM, with the protein MHLAEGVLSAPALLGSAAVAAMGVGLGLRRLDDARLPLAALLGAAFFVASTIHVPVGVGSVHLILNGLAGLLLGWAAFPVFFVALLLQAALFSFGGFTVLGANLLIMALPAVAAHYLLRGLVASRAPGGPGRRRLMLAGAACGLVGIGGAILIASLLLALAGGRAFADLIALLVAAHLPVLAVDAVIGAFAVALLGRMMPRALAAGAA; encoded by the coding sequence ATGCATCTGGCAGAAGGCGTGCTCTCCGCGCCCGCACTGCTCGGCAGCGCCGCTGTGGCCGCCATGGGCGTCGGCCTCGGCCTGCGACGCCTGGACGACGCGCGCCTGCCGCTGGCCGCCCTGCTCGGCGCGGCCTTTTTCGTCGCCAGCACCATCCATGTCCCGGTCGGCGTCGGCAGCGTGCACCTCATCCTCAACGGCCTCGCCGGGCTGTTGCTCGGCTGGGCGGCGTTTCCGGTGTTCTTCGTCGCGCTGCTGCTGCAGGCGGCGTTGTTCTCGTTCGGCGGCTTCACGGTGCTGGGCGCCAACCTGCTGATCATGGCGCTGCCGGCGGTCGCCGCCCACTACCTGCTGCGCGGCCTGGTGGCGTCGCGCGCGCCGGGCGGACCGGGCCGGCGCCGCCTGATGCTGGCGGGTGCCGCGTGCGGGCTGGTCGGCATCGGCGGCGCCATCCTCATCGCCAGCCTGCTGCTTGCCCTGGCGGGCGGCCGGGCCTTCGCCGACCTCATCGCGCTGCTGGTGGCGGCGCACCTGCCGGTGCTCGCGGTCGATGCCGTCATCGGTGCGTTCGCGGTCGCGCTGCTGGGCCGGATGATGCCGCGCGCACTGGCGGCGGGGGCGGCATGA
- the guaD gene encoding guanine deaminase, which produces MPHALHAVRGEILHFLADPADRPDALVHFPDGLLLIEHGHIAALGPAPAMLATLPPELPVTDHRGKLILPGFVDTHVHYAQTDIIASHGEQLLAWLERYTFPAEARFADPAHAAEVAAFFCDELLRNGTTTALAFATVHPASVDALFSAAHARRMRMIAGKVLMDRNCPPALRDTAHGGYAESKALIERWHGTGRLGYAVTPRFAPTSSDAQMRLAGQLYAEYPDLHLQSHVAENRSEVAWAAQLYPTARSYLDVYEGFGQLGPRTVFAHCIWLDDADRARMAATGAAISFCPTSNLFLGSGLFDLDRAHAQGVRVGIGTDVGGGTSFSMLQTLSEAYKVLQLNGQHLSPERAFYLATLGGARSLYLDHRIGNFAPGKEADFVVLDPAATPLLARRALAGTLAERLFVLMMLGDDRCIAATHILGEPAWTR; this is translated from the coding sequence ATGCCCCACGCCCTGCACGCCGTCCGCGGCGAAATCCTGCACTTCCTCGCGGACCCCGCCGACCGCCCCGACGCGCTCGTCCATTTTCCGGACGGGCTGCTGCTGATCGAGCACGGCCACATCGCCGCGCTGGGGCCGGCGCCCGCCATGCTTGCAACGCTGCCGCCCGAGCTGCCGGTCACCGACCATCGCGGCAAGCTCATCCTGCCCGGCTTCGTCGATACCCACGTCCACTACGCCCAGACCGACATCATCGCCAGCCACGGCGAACAGCTGCTCGCGTGGCTGGAGCGCTACACCTTTCCGGCGGAAGCGCGCTTTGCCGATCCGGCGCACGCCGCGGAGGTCGCCGCCTTTTTCTGCGACGAATTGCTGCGCAACGGCACCACCACCGCGCTGGCCTTCGCCACCGTGCATCCCGCCTCGGTGGACGCGCTCTTCAGCGCGGCGCACGCGCGCCGCATGCGGATGATCGCCGGCAAGGTGCTGATGGACCGCAACTGCCCGCCCGCGCTGCGCGACACCGCGCACGGCGGTTACGCCGAGTCGAAGGCGCTGATCGAGCGCTGGCACGGCACCGGCCGCCTCGGTTATGCCGTCACGCCGCGTTTCGCGCCCACCTCGAGCGACGCGCAGATGCGGCTCGCCGGCCAGCTCTATGCCGAGTACCCGGACCTCCACCTGCAGTCGCACGTGGCAGAAAACCGCAGCGAGGTGGCGTGGGCGGCGCAGCTCTACCCCACCGCGCGCAGCTATCTGGACGTATATGAAGGCTTCGGCCAGCTCGGGCCGCGAACGGTGTTCGCGCATTGCATCTGGCTGGACGATGCCGACCGCGCACGCATGGCGGCCACCGGCGCGGCGATCAGCTTCTGCCCGACCTCCAACCTCTTCCTCGGCTCCGGCCTGTTCGACCTCGACCGCGCGCATGCCCAGGGCGTGCGGGTGGGCATCGGCACCGACGTTGGCGGCGGCACCAGCTTCTCGATGCTGCAGACCCTGAGCGAGGCCTACAAGGTGCTGCAGCTCAACGGGCAGCACCTGTCGCCCGAACGCGCCTTCTACCTCGCCACCCTGGGTGGGGCGCGCAGCCTGTACCTGGATCACCGCATCGGCAATTTCGCACCGGGCAAAGAGGCCGATTTCGTTGTGCTCGACCCCGCCGCCACGCCGCTGCTGGCGCGCCGCGCCCTTGCCGGCACGCTGGCAGAACGCCTGTTCGTGCTGATGATGCTCGGCGACGACCGCTGCATTGCCGCCACCCACATTCTCGGAGAGCCGGCATGGACGCGTTGA
- a CDS encoding putative bifunctional diguanylate cyclase/phosphodiesterase, with amino-acid sequence MIQVYRKPPQALPSESAFFRLPGALLMVLDEDWIIQMMSESWREVLGTQADLRWRRFTELVHELDRADVEQRLGHIGEALSTVRFSCRCRKADGRYVGLTWNVSHDVDQHLFYASAHETAVNLSELEARLPEVYIDGLTGLPNRGLFLDRVCHTMLRAQRRKDLRFAVIHCGIDRFSVINHSLGNRVGDLLLIEVANLLRRSTRPTDMVARLGGDEFGILLEDIRDASSPVRVVKRIQENFVLPFQLHEHEVFASMSTGITLGGEQYEEADLMLRDADMAMASAKAHGGGGYVLFDRGMHEEALRRLDLELDLRRALEKHQFEAYYQPIVRLKDNRLMGFEALVRWNHPDRGLISPAEFIPLAEDNGLIVHIGRWMLQEACAQMRRWQLEYPRRPALTVSVNLSARQLLHPQLLPEIRRTLRDTGLSARHLKLEITESVMMEDAQRAIELLEALKRTRLSLMLDDFGTGYSSLSYLHRLPIDALKVDRSFVMHMHERADDRSFVETIVNLAHKLGRAVVCEGVELPEQEALLRELGVEYGQGYLYSRPVTASQAEMLIIDDQERAAD; translated from the coding sequence ATGATCCAGGTCTACCGCAAACCGCCGCAGGCCCTGCCTTCGGAAAGCGCATTCTTCCGCTTGCCCGGGGCCTTGCTGATGGTGCTGGACGAGGACTGGATCATCCAGATGATGAGCGAATCCTGGCGCGAGGTGCTCGGCACGCAGGCCGACCTCCGTTGGCGTCGGTTCACCGAGCTGGTGCACGAACTGGACCGCGCCGACGTCGAGCAGCGCCTCGGCCACATCGGCGAAGCGCTCAGCACGGTCCGTTTCTCATGCCGCTGCCGCAAGGCCGACGGGCGCTACGTGGGACTGACCTGGAACGTCAGCCACGATGTGGACCAGCACCTGTTCTATGCCTCCGCGCACGAAACCGCGGTCAACCTCTCCGAGCTGGAAGCGCGGCTGCCCGAGGTCTACATCGACGGTCTCACCGGCCTGCCCAACCGCGGCCTGTTCCTCGACCGCGTCTGCCACACCATGCTGCGCGCGCAGCGCCGCAAGGACTTGCGCTTCGCGGTCATCCACTGCGGCATCGACCGCTTCAGCGTCATCAACCACAGCCTGGGCAACCGGGTCGGCGACCTGCTGCTGATCGAGGTGGCCAACCTGTTGCGCCGCTCCACCCGCCCCACCGACATGGTGGCGCGACTCGGCGGTGACGAATTCGGCATCCTGCTCGAAGACATCCGCGATGCGAGTTCGCCGGTGCGGGTGGTCAAGCGCATCCAGGAAAACTTCGTGCTGCCTTTCCAGCTGCACGAACACGAAGTGTTCGCCAGCATGTCCACCGGCATCACGCTCGGCGGCGAGCAGTACGAAGAGGCCGACCTGATGCTGCGCGACGCCGACATGGCGATGGCCAGTGCGAAGGCCCACGGGGGCGGCGGCTACGTGCTGTTCGACCGCGGCATGCACGAGGAAGCGCTGCGCCGCCTCGACCTCGAACTCGACCTGCGGCGCGCGCTGGAGAAGCACCAGTTCGAGGCCTACTACCAGCCCATCGTGCGCCTGAAGGACAACCGCCTGATGGGTTTCGAGGCGCTCGTGCGCTGGAACCATCCGGATCGCGGCCTGATCTCGCCGGCCGAGTTCATCCCGCTGGCAGAAGACAACGGCCTGATCGTGCACATCGGGCGCTGGATGCTGCAGGAAGCCTGCGCCCAGATGCGGCGCTGGCAGCTCGAATATCCGCGGCGGCCGGCGCTGACCGTCAGCGTCAATCTCTCCGCGCGCCAGCTGCTGCATCCGCAGCTGCTGCCGGAAATCCGCCGTACCCTGCGCGACACCGGGCTTTCCGCGCGCCATCTCAAGCTCGAGATCACCGAGAGCGTGATGATGGAGGACGCCCAGCGCGCGATCGAGCTGCTCGAAGCCCTCAAGCGCACCCGGCTGTCGCTGATGCTGGACGACTTCGGCACCGGCTATTCCTCACTGTCCTACCTGCACCGGCTGCCGATCGACGCGCTGAAGGTGGACCGCTCCTTCGTGATGCACATGCACGAGCGCGCGGACGACCGCAGCTTCGTCGAGACCATCGTCAACCTGGCCCACAAGCTGGGCCGGGCGGTGGTGTGCGAAGGCGTCGAGCTGCCGGAACAGGAAGCCCTGCTGCGCGAGCTGGGCGTCGAATATGGTCAGGGCTACCTCTATTCCCGACCGGTCACCGCCTCGCAGGCCGAGATGCTGATCATCGACGACCAGGAACGCGCGGCGGACTGA
- a CDS encoding energy-coupling factor ABC transporter ATP-binding protein: MIEGRGLHLAREGRTVIAALDLVLDAGERLFVLGPSGAGKTTLLHALLGFVPLAAGTLAVFGEARRCERDFIPLRGPLGLLFQDPDDQLFGPTVAEDVAFGPLNLGLAPTQAAARAEAMLAALHIAHLAARPVHALSGGEQRLAALAGVLAMAPRVLLLDEPTNGLDADASARVLAALAQTGLPMVVASHDPACIEALATRVLELPARPSA; this comes from the coding sequence TTGATCGAAGGGCGCGGCCTGCACCTGGCGCGCGAAGGCCGCACGGTGATCGCCGCCCTGGATCTCGTCCTCGACGCGGGCGAACGGCTCTTCGTGCTCGGCCCCAGCGGCGCGGGCAAGACCACGCTGCTGCACGCGCTGCTCGGCTTCGTCCCGCTGGCTGCGGGCACGCTTGCGGTATTTGGCGAGGCGCGTCGGTGCGAGCGCGACTTCATCCCGCTGCGCGGCCCGCTCGGGCTGTTGTTCCAGGACCCGGACGACCAGCTCTTCGGCCCCACCGTGGCCGAGGACGTCGCCTTCGGCCCGCTCAACCTCGGCCTCGCACCCACCCAGGCCGCGGCGCGCGCGGAGGCCATGCTCGCAGCGCTCCACATCGCCCACCTCGCGGCGCGGCCGGTGCACGCCTTGTCGGGCGGCGAGCAGCGGCTGGCGGCGCTGGCCGGGGTGCTGGCGATGGCCCCGCGCGTGCTGCTGCTCGACGAGCCGACCAACGGCCTGGATGCCGATGCGAGCGCGCGCGTGCTCGCGGCACTGGCGCAAACCGGCCTGCCCATGGTCGTCGCCTCGCACGACCCGGCCTGCATCGAGGCCCTCGCCACGCGCGTGCTCGAACTCCCCGCGCGGCCTTCGGCCTAG
- a CDS encoding energy-coupling factor transporter transmembrane component T — MNARMDRYRLAAALLASVAICQLNAIGLLGAAAVLALCAFVAVFARRPALRSAMLRRAGSVTAFVAMLWLLLPWSIDAAGIHLAEAGVDLAARISLRTEAAALACISLLAGMDAFALARAAAGLGLPDRLARLLAMTVRHLAVLDDTRRRIDLAMRARGFHPRADLRSAAVIAQQVALVLVHAVLRAERVELALRARGFAPARPLPAAAPAWRHAAGAATACCLLWLML, encoded by the coding sequence ATGAACGCGCGCATGGACCGCTACCGCCTCGCCGCCGCGCTGCTTGCGAGCGTGGCGATCTGCCAGCTGAACGCCATCGGCCTGCTGGGTGCCGCCGCGGTGCTCGCGCTATGCGCCTTCGTTGCCGTGTTCGCGCGGCGACCCGCGCTGCGCTCCGCCATGCTGCGCCGGGCGGGTTCGGTCACCGCCTTCGTCGCGATGCTGTGGCTGCTGCTGCCATGGTCGATCGATGCCGCCGGCATCCATCTCGCCGAGGCCGGCGTGGACCTGGCCGCGCGCATCAGCCTGCGCACCGAGGCCGCGGCGCTGGCCTGCATTTCGCTGCTGGCCGGCATGGACGCATTCGCGCTTGCCCGCGCCGCTGCGGGACTGGGGCTACCCGACCGGCTGGCCCGCCTGCTCGCGATGACGGTGCGGCACCTCGCGGTACTCGACGACACCCGGCGGCGCATCGACCTGGCAATGCGGGCGCGCGGCTTCCATCCGCGCGCGGACCTGCGCTCCGCTGCGGTGATTGCCCAGCAGGTCGCCCTCGTGCTGGTGCACGCGGTCCTGCGCGCCGAGCGCGTCGAACTCGCGCTGCGGGCGCGCGGCTTCGCCCCCGCGCGCCCCCTTCCTGCTGCAGCGCCCGCGTGGCGTCATGCGGCAGGCGCCGCCACCGCGTGCTGCCTGCTGTGGTTGATGTTGTGA
- a CDS encoding ectoine/hydroxyectoine ABC transporter substrate-binding protein EhuB — MKDTLKLSHLFSLALVIVAAVIAQWIETPERSRSALERVRDGGVVLAGYALEPPFVTLEADGRVSGEAPEVFRRAVAAVGPGQIDWVHSDFGSLAHELASGRIDVIVSGMFITPEREGQMVFTRPTAVVCPAFAVPAGNPQGVHSYTEVADRGELRLGVVAGAVEVAQARGLGVPAERTVAFPDALSGLAAVESGRVSAFALSAVSLRRAIVEHPLLQMVAPLVGDPPVLPGRPAFALRPGDRDFRDALDHVLDGFLGSPEHHALVVPFGFLPTELPHYERSARCGQ; from the coding sequence GTGAAGGACACCCTGAAGTTGAGCCACCTGTTTTCGCTCGCGCTGGTGATCGTGGCGGCGGTCATCGCGCAGTGGATCGAGACGCCCGAGCGGTCGCGTTCCGCGCTCGAGCGGGTGCGCGATGGCGGCGTGGTGCTGGCGGGTTACGCACTGGAGCCGCCGTTCGTGACGCTCGAAGCCGATGGCCGGGTCAGCGGCGAGGCCCCGGAGGTGTTCCGGCGCGCGGTGGCGGCGGTCGGCCCAGGCCAGATCGACTGGGTCCATTCGGATTTCGGCAGCCTCGCCCATGAACTTGCTTCAGGCCGGATCGACGTGATCGTGTCCGGCATGTTCATCACCCCCGAGCGCGAAGGGCAAATGGTATTCACCCGCCCGACCGCGGTGGTCTGCCCGGCCTTCGCGGTGCCGGCCGGCAATCCGCAGGGTGTGCATTCCTACACCGAGGTGGCCGACCGCGGCGAACTGCGCCTGGGCGTGGTGGCGGGGGCGGTGGAGGTCGCACAGGCGCGTGGGTTGGGGGTACCGGCGGAGCGGACCGTCGCCTTTCCCGATGCCCTGAGCGGGCTGGCCGCGGTTGAAAGCGGCCGGGTCAGCGCATTTGCGCTGTCCGCGGTATCGCTGCGGCGCGCGATCGTCGAGCATCCCTTGCTCCAGATGGTCGCGCCGCTCGTGGGCGATCCGCCGGTGCTGCCCGGCCGTCCCGCGTTTGCGCTGCGTCCGGGCGACCGCGACTTCCGGGACGCGCTCGATCACGTGCTGGACGGCTTTCTCGGCAGTCCCGAACACCACGCGCTGGTGGTGCCGTTCGGCTTCTTGCCGACGGAATTGCCGCACTACGAACGCAGCGCGAGGTGTGGCCAATGA
- a CDS encoding YaiI/YqxD family protein → MQVWVDADACPAVIKDILFRAAQRTGLALTLVANQALRIPPAPHIRMVQVPGGFDEADKYIAERVAGGDLVVTADIPLAAQVVERGAVALSPRGERYGKENIRELLDMRNFMDTLRSTGVETGGPAAFGHADRQRFANQLDRLLRARAR, encoded by the coding sequence ATGCAGGTGTGGGTGGATGCCGACGCCTGCCCCGCGGTGATCAAGGACATCCTGTTCCGCGCCGCGCAGCGCACCGGCCTGGCGCTGACGCTGGTGGCCAACCAGGCGCTGCGCATCCCGCCGGCGCCGCACATCCGCATGGTGCAGGTGCCGGGCGGCTTCGACGAGGCGGACAAATACATCGCCGAGCGGGTGGCCGGCGGCGATCTCGTCGTAACCGCCGATATCCCGCTGGCAGCGCAGGTGGTGGAGCGTGGCGCGGTGGCGCTCAGCCCGCGCGGCGAGCGCTATGGCAAGGAGAACATCCGCGAGCTGCTCGACATGCGCAACTTCATGGACACGCTGCGCAGCACCGGCGTCGAAACCGGCGGTCCGGCCGCCTTCGGCCATGCCGACCGGCAGCGCTTCGCCAACCAGCTCGACCGCCTGCTGCGCGCCCGCGCACGCTGA